In the genome of Podarcis raffonei isolate rPodRaf1 chromosome 17, rPodRaf1.pri, whole genome shotgun sequence, one region contains:
- the TIMM29 gene encoding mitochondrial import inner membrane translocase subunit Tim29, whose amino-acid sequence MADPPSPEKRRLWGRLRTGRIALWCKSLLHDYAEACKEVVLGVRQRPGKAGLYLSLLAGAVGCSLRSPCESSFEASLLEASGTLLLLSPWTRSSSSEGHVQRLTKLRNRGQLRFQSLLFFSLVYEAPFDAGADLYQAHCKYLKPRWMEVPSQVLDVGFWGRWWVLHSKMRDPDINEEEFQHLPEHLRTISFHNLHSEANEKLFDEKYKPVVLTEEQIQQTERESQGN is encoded by the coding sequence CTTTGTGGTGCAAGAGCCTCCTGCACGACTATGCCGAAGCCTGCAAAGAGGTTGTTCTGGGTGTCAGGCAGCGGCCGGGGAAAGCTGGGCTCTACCTCTCACTGCTGGCCGGAGCAGTGGGCTGCAGCCTCCGCAGCCCCTGTGAGTCTTCCTTCGAGGCCAGCCTCCTGGAAGCCTCGGGCACCCTCCTCTTGCTCTCGCCCTGGACCCGCAGCAGCAGCTCGGAAGGGCACGTCCAGCGGCTGACGAAGCTGAGGAACCGGGGCCAGCTGCGCTTCCAGAGCCTGCTCTTCTTCTCCCTCGTCTACGAGGCTCCTTTTGACGCGGGAGCAGATCTCTACCAGGCGCACTGCAAGTACCTGAAGCCACGCTGGATGGAGGTTCCCAGCCAAGTCCTCGATGTGGGCTTCTGGGGGCGCTGGTGGGTTCTGCACTCCAAAATGCGGGATCCGGACATTAACGAGGAGGAGTTTCAACACCTGCCAGAGCATCTCAGGACAATTTCTTTCCATAACCTCCATTCGGAAGCCAACGAGAAACTTTTTGACGAGAAATACAAGCCTGTTGTCCTGACAGAGGAGCAGATCCAGCAAACAGAAAGGGAGAGTCAGGGAAATTGA